One Brassica napus cultivar Da-Ae chromosome A1, Da-Ae, whole genome shotgun sequence genomic region harbors:
- the LOC106379420 gene encoding cyclin-dependent protein kinase inhibitor SMR13 produces MPSQKARKPNRAEKKLKRTHFKKPLPQHKNTDTTSILDHASSSSMVSSCSSTTTSSSHQDTNNYVPSPSPAVLTSLSPGEGGGGGGYCTPKAHKHRIPELLTCPPAPKKQRVPQNCVLHRRQIVFFAPPEIELFFVKAGDQ; encoded by the coding sequence ATGCCATCACAAAAGGCAAGAAAACCAAACCGAGCCGAGAAGAAACTCAAAAGAACTCATTTCAAGAAACCACTTCCACAACACAAGAACACGGACACAACTAGTATTCTAGATCATGCTTCTTCATCCAGTATGGTTTCTTCGTGTTCTTCAACAACGACGTCGTCTTCTCATCAAGATACAAACAACTATGTTCCCTCTCCTTCTCCGGCGGTGCTGACGTCGTTATCACCAGGTGAaggtggtggtggcggcggtTATTGTACCCCTAAAGCTCATAAGCATCGGATACCGGAGCTGTTGACTTGTCCACCGGCGCCGAAGAAGCAAAGAGTCCCACAGAACTGCGTGTTACATCGGAGGCAGATCGTTTTCTTTGCTCCTCCGGAGATCGAGCTCTTCTTCGTCAAAGCAGGGGATCAATGA